A single Alphaproteobacteria bacterium DNA region contains:
- the arfB gene encoding aminoacyl-tRNA hydrolase, protein MPRVIPELDLDDRDLTWRFVRASGPGGQNVNKVSSAVELRIDLNISRLPPEILARLKAIAGRRVSTEGILLVESQEHRDQGDNRKTALAKLALLLRRAMERPRPRKATKPTKGSQKRRLASKAKHGAKKATRGEEFDYD, encoded by the coding sequence ATGCCGCGCGTGATCCCCGAACTGGACCTCGACGACCGGGACCTGACCTGGCGCTTCGTGCGCGCGTCGGGCCCCGGCGGGCAGAACGTCAACAAAGTGTCGTCGGCGGTCGAATTGCGGATCGACCTCAATATCAGCCGCCTGCCGCCGGAAATTCTGGCGCGGCTGAAGGCCATCGCCGGGCGGCGCGTCTCGACCGAGGGTATTCTGCTGGTCGAATCCCAGGAACATCGCGATCAGGGCGACAATCGCAAGACCGCCTTGGCGAAGCTCGCCCTGCTGCTGCGCCGGGCGATGGAACGGCCCCGGCCGCGCAAGGCGACCAAGCCGACCAAGGGCTCGCAAAAGCGGCGCCTCGCCTCCAAGGCCAAGCACGGCGCCAAGAAAGCGACGCGCGGCGAAGAATTTGACTACGACTGA
- a CDS encoding FkbM family methyltransferase: MTRNAELRGFAAASGLLGLAAALAIAPPSGLVLYVVAALSLWAGARWGIADHPFPDLGAANRVTYARGVGVALVASLIPAALDDTGRIVLAAAAGLLIAADGIDGWLARRDGNASAFGARFDMEIDSALMLVLAIIAARLDGAWLILLGLPRYIFVLASYLWPFLAAPLPYSERRRIVCVLQGFGLVAAIYPWDYATQAAFAALIALLLSFAVDVIWLWRQASSREMENGVAPLLGLARSIAIYWLVPGRAAKLDGFYRRWLEPGKLGFDIGAHAGNRAASWRRLGAAVVAVEPQPIFAEFLRRLFADDNAVKLERVALGAADGELILRISDRHPTVTSGAADFVAQAATAPGYENVAWNRSVTVPMTTLDALIARHGRPDFVKIDVEGAEAQVLAGLSQPVPALSFEYAWATKGAALACIARLENYRFNRSIGESLVFAGDWIDAAAMRAFLDGLTPNDPSGDIYAELTERRDDRR, translated from the coding sequence ATGACCCGCAACGCCGAGCTGCGCGGTTTCGCCGCCGCGAGCGGTTTGCTCGGCCTCGCGGCCGCGCTGGCGATCGCGCCGCCTTCCGGACTCGTTCTCTATGTCGTCGCGGCTTTGTCATTATGGGCCGGCGCGCGCTGGGGTATTGCCGATCATCCGTTTCCGGATTTAGGCGCGGCGAACCGCGTCACCTATGCGCGCGGCGTCGGCGTGGCGCTCGTCGCGAGCCTCATTCCCGCCGCGTTGGACGACACCGGCAGGATCGTCTTGGCCGCCGCCGCCGGATTGCTGATCGCCGCCGACGGGATCGACGGGTGGCTCGCGCGCCGCGACGGCAACGCTTCGGCCTTCGGCGCGCGTTTCGACATGGAAATCGATTCCGCGTTGATGCTCGTCCTGGCGATCATCGCCGCGCGCTTGGATGGCGCGTGGCTGATTCTGCTCGGACTGCCGCGCTATATCTTCGTGCTCGCGTCGTATCTCTGGCCGTTCCTCGCCGCACCCTTGCCCTATAGCGAACGGCGGCGGATCGTCTGCGTGTTGCAGGGTTTCGGTCTCGTCGCCGCGATCTATCCGTGGGACTATGCGACGCAAGCCGCCTTCGCAGCGTTGATCGCGTTGCTGCTGTCCTTCGCCGTCGACGTGATTTGGCTGTGGCGCCAAGCATCGTCGCGGGAAATGGAGAATGGCGTCGCACCGTTGCTGGGTCTCGCGCGTTCCATCGCGATTTATTGGCTCGTCCCCGGGCGTGCCGCGAAGCTCGACGGCTTCTATCGGCGCTGGCTGGAACCGGGGAAGCTCGGCTTCGATATCGGCGCGCATGCGGGCAACCGTGCGGCATCGTGGCGCCGTTTGGGGGCTGCCGTCGTCGCGGTCGAGCCGCAGCCGATCTTCGCCGAATTTCTGCGCCGGCTGTTCGCGGACGACAACGCGGTGAAGCTCGAACGCGTGGCGCTGGGTGCGGCCGACGGCGAACTCATCCTGCGCATCAGCGACCGCCACCCGACCGTCACCAGCGGTGCCGCCGATTTCGTCGCCCAGGCCGCGACGGCGCCGGGCTACGAGAATGTCGCGTGGAACCGCAGCGTCACGGTCCCGATGACGACGCTCGACGCGCTGATCGCGCGCCACGGCCGGCCGGATTTCGTGAAGATCGATGTCGAGGGCGCCGAAGCCCAGGTGCTCGCCGGGCTGTCGCAACCCGTGCCCGCCTTGTCGTTCGAATATGCGTGGGCGACGAAAGGGGCGGCGCTGGCCTGCATCGCGCGCCTGGAGAATTATCGCTTCAACCGGTCGATCGGCGAGAGTTTGGTTTTCGCGGGCGACTGGATCGACGCCGCCGCGATGCGCGCCTTTCTCGACGGGCTCACGCCGAACGATCCGTCCGGCGATATCTACGCGGAATTAACAGAACGTCGCGATGACCGACGATAA
- a CDS encoding glycosyltransferase family 2 protein: MSGVTLLCTVYNKERFLPDVIAAIWRQVPEMEREFLFIDDGSRDNSVAIVRELTRDWPNCRIVERRNGGPSASTNTGIELATQPWLKLVGSDDVLAPYATRKLISIAENTGTAAVFGRIGFYRDPAEILFDEAAAEATPATVPADAVDEVIRRGVSGTSPTIFRTDVVKRAGMCDPDVFVEDFALALRVARLGKIARYEHIVTWGPAADDTRIMVGQGHQAHHDYALVLTHFLRAHPEMAQRYGKLAFHRAAGRAWRYARRAAGLGWASKYTWLHLQSYFGPMGDPAAAIERTMDVYKLGDGPKAKPIIRVGAYA; this comes from the coding sequence ATGTCGGGTGTCACCCTCCTCTGCACGGTCTACAACAAGGAACGCTTCCTGCCGGACGTGATCGCCGCCATCTGGCGGCAGGTCCCGGAGATGGAGCGCGAGTTCCTGTTTATCGACGACGGCAGCCGCGACAATTCGGTCGCCATCGTGCGCGAATTGACCCGCGACTGGCCGAACTGCCGGATCGTCGAACGGCGCAACGGCGGCCCCTCGGCCTCGACCAATACCGGCATCGAACTCGCGACCCAGCCTTGGCTGAAACTGGTGGGCTCCGACGACGTGCTCGCCCCCTACGCCACGCGCAAGCTGATCTCGATCGCGGAGAACACGGGCACGGCCGCCGTGTTCGGGCGGATCGGCTTCTATCGCGATCCCGCCGAAATCCTGTTCGACGAAGCGGCGGCGGAAGCCACCCCGGCCACCGTTCCCGCCGACGCGGTGGACGAGGTCATAAGGCGCGGCGTATCGGGCACGTCGCCGACGATTTTCCGCACCGATGTGGTGAAGCGAGCGGGCATGTGCGACCCCGACGTGTTCGTCGAGGATTTCGCGCTGGCCTTGCGCGTGGCGCGTCTGGGCAAGATCGCGCGCTACGAGCATATCGTCACCTGGGGCCCGGCGGCTGACGATACGCGCATCATGGTGGGCCAAGGCCATCAGGCGCATCACGATTACGCGCTCGTCCTTACCCATTTCCTGCGCGCCCATCCCGAAATGGCGCAACGCTACGGCAAGCTCGCCTTCCATCGCGCGGCGGGCCGTGCTTGGCGCTATGCGCGCCGTGCGGCCGGTTTGGGCTGGGCCAGCAAATACACCTGGCTGCATCTCCAATCCTATTTTGGCCCGATGGGCGATCCGGCGGCGGCCATCGAGCGTACGATGGATGTCTACAAGCTCGGCGACGGCCCCAAGGCCAAACCGATCATCCGGGTGGGAGCCTACGCATGA